One window of the Pseudomonadota bacterium genome contains the following:
- a CDS encoding ExsB family transcriptional regulator has product MDCRKFIEEQIGVIRNDVGDGVAINALSGGVDSSVLTVLAHRALGDRLKTVFVDNALMREGEPQAVVETFAEMNIPVRLVDSRREFLAALKGLTDPEEKRCAITATFYKDVFGRLVKESGAKYLLHGTILTDIEETVAGIKRQHNILEQLGIDPEREYGYRVIEPLKALRKDGVREVGKALGLPEPVFARIPFPGPALAARIVGEVTKERLAVVRRATTIVENELKDTGAFQYLAALLTDKATGIRNGRREYGDIVVVRCIESRDAREATATRLPWEKLERICRAIVDIPGVNRCLYDLTPKPPATVEYI; this is encoded by the coding sequence ATGGACTGCAGGAAATTCATCGAAGAGCAGATAGGCGTCATCAGGAACGATGTGGGAGACGGGGTCGCGATCAATGCCCTCTCGGGCGGGGTCGACTCCTCGGTGCTGACCGTGCTCGCGCACCGGGCGCTGGGCGACCGCCTCAAGACCGTGTTCGTCGACAACGCGCTCATGCGCGAGGGGGAGCCGCAGGCGGTGGTCGAGACCTTCGCAGAGATGAACATCCCCGTGAGGCTCGTGGACAGCCGCAGGGAGTTCCTCGCGGCGCTCAAGGGGCTCACCGATCCGGAGGAGAAGCGCTGCGCGATAACAGCGACCTTCTACAAGGACGTGTTCGGAAGGCTCGTGAAGGAGAGCGGGGCCAAGTACCTGCTGCACGGGACCATCCTCACCGACATCGAGGAGACCGTGGCGGGCATCAAGCGCCAGCACAACATCCTGGAGCAGCTCGGCATCGACCCCGAGAGGGAGTATGGATACAGGGTGATCGAGCCTCTCAAGGCGCTGCGCAAGGACGGGGTGCGCGAGGTGGGAAAGGCCCTGGGGCTCCCGGAGCCGGTGTTTGCGCGCATCCCGTTCCCGGGGCCGGCGCTCGCGGCCAGGATCGTGGGCGAGGTGACCAAGGAGAGGCTCGCGGTGGTCAGGCGCGCGACGACCATAGTGGAGAATGAGCTCAAGGACACCGGCGCGTTCCAGTACCTGGCTGCGCTGCTCACCGACAAGGCCACGGGAATACGCAACGGAAGGCGCGAGTACGGCGACATCGTCGTCGTGCGCTGCATTGAGAGCAGGGACGCGAGGGAGGCGACCGCCACGAGGCTGCCGTGGGAGAAGCTCGAGAGGATCTGCAGGGCGATAGTCGACATCCCGGGCGTCAACCGCTGCCTCTACGACCTCACGCCCAAGCCGCCAGCGACCGTCGAGTACATCTGA
- a CDS encoding DMT family transporter, whose translation MRRCRTAACGILWMVSAQLLFAASWAVIKTLGRSLPVMELVFFRGLASVIIITSYMKLRGMSLRGQNHTALFLRALFGFVAMALSFYSMTKMKIGDASTLFNTLPIFVALLAPAFLGERFSLGKLALVVVAFGGIGLILKPDTSLFEGAAAYALMAGFLGALAMLCVRRMAASDSSLVITLYFTGFTALCSAPFAFSRFKAPTLEQWGLIAFIGVALTFGQILMVHAYKLGNASTIAPFSYASVIAAYFLGLLLFSEVPDLWSAMGAALVVGSGIGIMFTAPTTEEREEMRSAKVT comes from the coding sequence TCGGCGCAGCTGCTCTTCGCCGCGAGCTGGGCGGTGATCAAAACCCTGGGCAGATCCCTTCCCGTTATGGAGCTCGTGTTCTTCAGGGGGCTGGCCTCCGTCATCATAATAACGTCGTACATGAAGCTGAGGGGCATGAGCCTCAGGGGCCAAAACCACACGGCGCTGTTTTTGCGCGCCCTGTTCGGCTTCGTGGCCATGGCCCTGTCCTTCTACTCCATGACAAAGATGAAGATCGGAGACGCCTCCACCCTCTTCAACACCCTGCCCATCTTCGTGGCCCTGCTCGCGCCAGCGTTCCTGGGCGAGAGGTTTTCCCTCGGCAAGCTCGCGCTCGTGGTCGTCGCATTCGGGGGGATCGGCCTCATCCTCAAGCCCGACACCTCGCTCTTCGAGGGGGCGGCCGCCTACGCACTCATGGCCGGTTTCCTCGGCGCGCTGGCGATGCTGTGCGTGCGCAGGATGGCAGCCTCCGACTCCTCGCTCGTCATCACCCTCTACTTCACGGGGTTCACCGCGCTCTGCTCGGCGCCGTTCGCGTTCAGCCGATTCAAGGCGCCGACGCTCGAGCAGTGGGGGTTGATCGCCTTCATAGGGGTCGCGCTGACGTTCGGGCAGATACTGATGGTGCACGCGTACAAGCTCGGGAACGCCTCCACGATCGCGCCGTTCAGCTACGCATCGGTGATCGCCGCCTACTTCCTGGGCCTTCTGCTCTTCAGCGAGGTCCCCGACCTGTGGTCGGCCATGGGCGCGGCCCTGGTCGTGGGCAGCGGCATAGGGATCATGTTCACAGCGCCCACCACTGAGGAACGAGAGGAGATGCGCTCCGCAAAGGTGACCTAG